A stretch of Natronospira bacteriovora DNA encodes these proteins:
- a CDS encoding bile acid:sodium symporter, producing MLTPLEEQLLAIMMIVIMLGMGASLTFKDFRIALRHPQAIGIGFASQYLFMPLIAFLLAKTFNLSGPQTIGLILMGCVPGGTTSNIFAYFSKSMLSLSILMTICSTIAAFIMVPIVMEVYTRGVEDALRIPPGNIASILFVLLIPTLIGMWARKKNANFGAVTELVGGVLGVVVILFLLVTWIPRNWDLLMETSFAVYGSAIFLGLCGFLIGYWFSRGFRLDKRKSRTVSLETGIQNGPLAILIVVLTFDGVIQQEIMLIPVMYSLFIVINSTIITFFYRARSLREELSRDQAKVEPAK from the coding sequence ATGCTGACACCACTCGAAGAACAACTCCTGGCGATCATGATGATCGTGATCATGCTCGGGATGGGCGCATCACTGACGTTCAAGGATTTCCGCATTGCCCTTCGCCATCCCCAGGCCATCGGCATCGGCTTTGCCTCTCAATACCTGTTCATGCCGCTAATCGCCTTCCTGCTGGCCAAGACCTTCAACCTCAGCGGCCCCCAGACCATTGGTCTCATCCTCATGGGCTGCGTGCCGGGCGGGACAACATCCAACATCTTCGCCTATTTTTCAAAGAGCATGCTGAGCCTGAGCATCCTCATGACCATCTGCTCCACCATTGCGGCCTTCATCATGGTGCCGATTGTCATGGAAGTGTACACACGGGGCGTGGAAGACGCGCTGCGGATCCCACCCGGGAACATCGCCAGCATTCTCTTCGTGCTTCTCATTCCCACGCTCATCGGCATGTGGGCACGAAAGAAGAACGCCAACTTCGGGGCAGTGACCGAACTGGTCGGAGGCGTGCTTGGTGTAGTGGTGATTCTGTTCCTGCTGGTGACCTGGATCCCGCGCAACTGGGATCTACTCATGGAAACCAGCTTCGCCGTCTACGGATCGGCCATCTTTCTCGGCCTTTGCGGCTTCCTCATTGGATACTGGTTCAGCCGCGGCTTCCGGCTGGACAAACGGAAATCCCGCACCGTATCACTGGAAACCGGGATCCAGAACGGCCCTCTCGCCATCCTGATCGTGGTACTGACCTTTGACGGCGTGATTCAGCAGGAAATCATGCTGATTCCGGTAATGTACTCTCTGTTCATCGTGATCAATTCCACGATCATCACCTTCTTCTATCGGGCCCGCAGCCTCCGGGAGGAACTGTCACGGGACCAGGCGAAGGTTGAGCCGGCCAAATAA
- the phoU gene encoding phosphate signaling complex protein PhoU, whose amino-acid sequence MDKLNLNQHISRQFNRELEDVRNRVLAMGGLVERQIGDAVRSLVENDITLAEEVIEADRQINDMEKEIDEECNLILARRQPAASDLRLVLSIVKTITDLERIGDEAERIARLAIRLAESDRPSKAYREVEHLGRHVRSMVREALDGFARLAPEVALKVAREDEVVDAEYDAIMRQNITYMMEDPRNVRRTLDMSFVARSLERIGDHAKNIGEYIIYLVEGKDLRHAPIEEMEKEIGESAPREQG is encoded by the coding sequence ATGGATAAACTGAATCTGAATCAGCATATCTCGCGCCAGTTCAATCGGGAGCTGGAAGATGTGAGGAATCGTGTGCTGGCCATGGGCGGGCTGGTGGAGCGCCAGATCGGCGATGCGGTTCGTTCCCTGGTGGAGAACGACATTACACTGGCGGAAGAAGTCATCGAGGCAGATCGCCAGATAAATGACATGGAAAAAGAGATCGATGAAGAATGCAACCTGATCCTGGCCCGCCGGCAGCCGGCTGCCAGTGACCTGCGTCTTGTGCTTTCCATCGTCAAGACCATTACCGATCTGGAGCGAATCGGGGATGAGGCCGAACGAATCGCACGGCTTGCCATTCGCCTGGCGGAGAGCGACCGCCCGTCAAAGGCGTATCGGGAAGTGGAGCACCTGGGGCGGCATGTGCGGAGCATGGTGCGCGAAGCGCTGGATGGTTTCGCCCGACTGGCCCCGGAAGTCGCGCTGAAGGTGGCCCGGGAAGACGAGGTGGTGGATGCTGAATACGATGCCATCATGCGCCAGAACATCACCTACATGATGGAAGACCCGCGCAACGTCCGCCGAACGCTGGACATGAGCTTCGTGGCGCGCTCGCTTGAGCGCATTGGGGACCACGCCAAGAATATTGGCGAATACATTATCTACCTGGTGGAGGGGAAGGATCTGCGCCATGCCCCCATTGAGGAGATGGAGAAAGAGATCGGTGAGAGCGCACCGCGTGAGCAAGGGTAA
- the pstB gene encoding phosphate ABC transporter ATP-binding protein PstB: MDNQNANHQEIGRAMDPKHFAKQPDGRKLKLSDETISINVDDLRLWYGEDQVLKGINLKIPAKRVTAFIGPSGCGKSTLLRCMNRMNDLIDICRIEGRIELEGRDIYAPGIDVPELRRQVGMVFQKPNPFPKSIYENVAYGLRLQGVKNRRTLDEVVEKSLRRAALWDEVKDRLHENAFGLSGGQQQRLVIARAIAIEPEVLLLDEPASALDPISTAKIEELIYELKDEYTIVIVTHNMQQAARVSDYTAYLYMGELIEYNDTVTVFTNPKKKATEDYITGRYG; encoded by the coding sequence ATGGATAATCAGAACGCCAACCATCAGGAGATCGGTCGGGCCATGGATCCGAAGCACTTCGCGAAGCAGCCGGATGGGCGGAAGCTGAAACTCTCCGATGAGACCATCAGTATCAACGTGGATGACCTTCGCCTCTGGTATGGCGAGGATCAGGTACTCAAGGGCATCAATCTCAAGATTCCGGCAAAGCGGGTAACTGCGTTCATCGGGCCAAGTGGCTGTGGCAAGTCAACCTTGCTGCGTTGCATGAATCGGATGAATGACCTGATCGATATCTGCCGGATCGAGGGCAGGATTGAGCTGGAGGGGCGTGATATCTACGCGCCAGGCATTGATGTTCCGGAACTGAGGCGGCAGGTTGGCATGGTTTTCCAGAAGCCAAACCCCTTTCCCAAGAGTATCTATGAGAATGTGGCCTATGGCTTGCGGCTACAGGGGGTGAAGAATCGCCGAACGCTTGATGAGGTGGTGGAGAAGTCGCTCCGGCGTGCCGCACTCTGGGACGAGGTGAAAGATCGTCTGCATGAGAATGCATTCGGCTTATCCGGTGGTCAGCAGCAGCGGTTGGTGATTGCTCGTGCCATTGCAATTGAGCCTGAAGTGCTTCTGCTTGATGAGCCGGCGTCTGCGCTCGACCCCATTTCCACGGCCAAGATCGAGGAATTGATTTACGAGCTCAAGGATGAATACACCATCGTTATCGTGACCCATAACATGCAGCAGGCTGCCCGTGTATCGGATTATACAGCCTATCTCTACATGGGTGAGTTGATCGAGTACAACGACACCGTGACCGTCTTCACCAATCCGAAGAAGAAGGCCACCGAAGATTATATTACCGGACGCTACGGCTGA
- the pstA gene encoding phosphate ABC transporter permease PstA yields MKNWFESGAPWIWLNAGAVSISLVMVIGLVALIAVRGLGHFWPSAIAEIDYINEQGESIRLLGEHRQSETLTAAVMRESGFHVPEDQDLVVRHLLKLGNRDIFTRDFNWFLDRNMGEWRYPRDAVKVERREWGDFIGYVREVREQGVTVATGLEAQEALRQRAAHSASLMAEVSRIDRYEVGAINHRIEQLRLEQRRVEMNERLSAEEKQARYEVINAERQQLEIDYERLRERRNLKRQQAAAASAIFEAMDGRLVEINFSNVVRATAPNAMSFPAKVAEYFSRLWSFLSDYPREANTEGGIFPAIFGTVVMVFIMSIFVTPFGVLAAIYLREYAKQGPLTRAIRISVNNLAGVPSIVFGVFGLGFFVYFMGGNIDRIFYPEALPSPTFGTPGLIWVSLTLALLTLPVVIVSTEEGLARIPKTVREGSLALGATKAETLWRTVIPLASPAMMTGLILAVARAAGEVAPLMLVGVVKLAPNLPVDGQFPYVHLERSIMHLGFHIFDVGFQSPNVEAARPLVYATALVLVTIIIVLNLTAIAIRNRLREKYKSESD; encoded by the coding sequence ATGAAAAACTGGTTCGAAAGTGGTGCTCCCTGGATCTGGCTGAACGCAGGCGCGGTATCGATCAGTCTTGTCATGGTGATCGGCCTGGTCGCCCTTATCGCCGTTCGCGGGCTCGGCCATTTCTGGCCGTCCGCCATTGCAGAGATCGATTACATCAATGAGCAGGGCGAGAGTATTCGACTGCTGGGTGAGCATCGTCAATCCGAAACCCTCACGGCTGCGGTCATGCGTGAGTCCGGCTTCCATGTGCCGGAGGACCAGGATCTGGTGGTTCGTCATCTGCTCAAGCTCGGTAATCGGGACATCTTCACTCGCGATTTCAACTGGTTCCTTGACCGCAATATGGGAGAGTGGCGATATCCCCGTGATGCGGTGAAGGTCGAGCGTCGGGAATGGGGTGATTTCATTGGCTATGTTCGGGAGGTTCGGGAACAAGGTGTCACCGTGGCGACGGGCCTGGAAGCGCAGGAAGCCTTGAGGCAGCGTGCAGCGCACAGTGCCTCCCTGATGGCTGAAGTATCGAGGATTGACCGTTATGAAGTCGGTGCGATCAATCATCGCATTGAGCAGCTCCGCCTTGAGCAGAGGCGGGTTGAAATGAATGAGCGCCTGAGCGCAGAAGAGAAACAGGCGCGTTACGAAGTCATCAACGCCGAGCGTCAGCAGCTGGAGATTGACTATGAGCGTCTGCGTGAGCGGCGCAATCTGAAACGTCAACAGGCGGCAGCAGCATCGGCAATCTTTGAGGCCATGGATGGGCGCCTTGTGGAAATCAACTTTTCCAACGTGGTTCGTGCCACAGCCCCAAACGCCATGTCCTTTCCGGCCAAGGTGGCGGAGTATTTCTCCCGTTTGTGGAGCTTTCTCTCGGACTATCCCCGCGAGGCCAATACCGAGGGGGGCATCTTTCCCGCCATCTTCGGTACCGTGGTCATGGTATTCATCATGTCCATTTTCGTGACACCATTTGGTGTTCTGGCGGCCATCTATCTGCGTGAGTATGCCAAGCAGGGGCCGCTGACCCGGGCCATCCGGATTTCAGTCAACAATTTGGCGGGTGTGCCCTCCATCGTGTTTGGCGTATTTGGTCTCGGTTTTTTCGTCTACTTCATGGGCGGGAATATCGATCGGATATTCTACCCGGAGGCACTGCCTTCGCCGACCTTTGGGACTCCGGGCCTCATCTGGGTGTCACTGACGCTTGCCTTGCTGACGTTGCCGGTGGTCATCGTGTCGACGGAAGAAGGCCTTGCCCGTATCCCGAAGACCGTGCGGGAGGGCAGCCTGGCGCTGGGCGCCACCAAGGCGGAGACGCTTTGGCGGACCGTTATTCCCCTGGCGTCGCCTGCCATGATGACCGGCCTGATCCTGGCCGTAGCACGCGCTGCCGGAGAGGTGGCGCCCTTGATGCTGGTGGGTGTGGTCAAGCTCGCACCGAACCTGCCGGTGGACGGTCAGTTCCCCTATGTACATCTTGAGCGCAGCATCATGCATCTCGGCTTCCACATTTTCGACGTTGGTTTTCAGAGCCCCAATGTGGAAGCGGCGCGGCCGCTGGTCTACGCGACGGCGCTGGTGCTGGTGACCATTATCATCGTGCTGAATCTCACTGCCATAGCGATTCGCAACCGTCTGCGCGAGAAATACAAGAGTGAGAGCGACTGA
- a CDS encoding ABC transporter permease subunit gives MAKGLIATAGVGVIIALGTIFVYLFSEVVPLFQGARLEQAQHFEMPGSDQAETLYVASERHQVAAVRFARDGVATFFNPRNGDVLDSVILDIPTGTVISSFAAAEPRSGVVAFGLSDGRALVVRHEYGISYPGGERKVTPSITYPLGEEPIRVSEAALAIRNIAVQEGARGFAIIAELADGSLHYARYEGRRNFMTGEMQLTRSLHQLPTPPYDVSRMLVDITLRNLIIGDEIGNLHYYDIHRPADAQRRDSVSVVEGVEGGVTAMEYLLGTVSVIVGGADGSLTQWFLVRDQDNIGRLTRIREFDRQPGAITHIFPEYSRKGFLVGDDSGHLGVHYATSARTLSVSKVSDDPITRVAMTPRNDGVLFAAGNQGLAYAGLHNPHPEISFAALWNRVWYEGREKPEYVWQSSSATDEFEPKFSFVPLSVGTLKAAFYAMLFAMPLAIMGAIYSAYFMTPRMRGYVKPTIEIMEALPTVILGFLAGLWMAPFVENHLPAVFSVLILMPLLMLVTAFLWTRVVPAVWRERVPPGWEAAILIPLVLFVGWISVYSSPWIEIALFDGDMRQWFTDQGIAYDQRNALVVGIAMGFAVIPTIFSIAEDAIFNVPKHLTQGSLALGATPWQTMVGVVLLTASPGIFSAVMIGFGRAVGETMIVLMATGNSPVVNFNIFEGMRTLSANIAVEMSEAARGGSHYRILFLAALVLFMATFILNTIAEIVRQRLRRKYSSL, from the coding sequence ATGGCAAAGGGCCTCATCGCCACAGCCGGCGTGGGCGTGATCATTGCCCTGGGCACAATATTCGTCTATCTCTTCAGTGAAGTGGTACCTCTGTTTCAGGGCGCTCGGTTGGAACAGGCACAGCACTTTGAGATGCCCGGCTCCGATCAGGCAGAGACCCTTTATGTCGCTTCGGAACGTCACCAGGTGGCGGCCGTGCGTTTCGCCCGGGATGGGGTTGCGACTTTCTTCAACCCTCGCAATGGCGACGTACTGGACTCGGTCATCCTTGATATCCCCACGGGCACGGTCATCTCAAGCTTCGCCGCTGCCGAGCCTCGGTCCGGCGTGGTTGCTTTTGGCCTCTCTGATGGCAGGGCGCTGGTTGTTCGTCATGAGTACGGGATCAGCTATCCGGGCGGCGAGCGCAAGGTCACCCCATCAATCACTTATCCCCTCGGGGAAGAGCCGATTCGTGTTTCCGAGGCGGCACTTGCCATCCGAAACATCGCCGTTCAGGAAGGTGCACGCGGTTTCGCAATAATCGCCGAGCTGGCGGACGGGAGTCTGCATTATGCCCGTTATGAAGGCCGCAGGAACTTCATGACCGGTGAGATGCAATTAACCCGCAGCCTTCATCAGTTGCCGACACCGCCTTATGACGTCTCCCGAATGCTGGTTGATATTACGCTTCGGAATCTGATCATCGGTGATGAGATCGGCAATCTCCATTATTACGACATTCATCGCCCGGCCGACGCTCAACGGCGGGATTCAGTCAGTGTCGTCGAGGGAGTGGAGGGCGGTGTAACCGCCATGGAGTATCTTCTTGGAACCGTGTCTGTCATCGTGGGCGGTGCCGATGGCTCCCTGACGCAATGGTTTCTGGTTCGTGATCAGGACAATATCGGGCGCCTCACACGAATTCGCGAATTTGATCGCCAACCCGGGGCAATCACGCATATCTTCCCTGAATACAGCCGCAAGGGCTTTCTGGTGGGTGATGACAGCGGCCATCTGGGTGTTCACTACGCCACGTCAGCCCGAACGTTGTCGGTCAGCAAGGTCTCAGACGATCCGATCACACGTGTGGCGATGACACCACGAAATGATGGTGTGCTTTTCGCGGCCGGGAATCAGGGCCTGGCCTACGCCGGACTGCACAACCCTCACCCGGAAATCTCCTTCGCCGCCTTGTGGAACCGGGTCTGGTACGAAGGTCGGGAAAAACCCGAGTATGTCTGGCAGTCGTCATCGGCCACCGACGAGTTCGAGCCGAAATTCAGCTTTGTCCCCCTTTCCGTCGGCACCCTCAAGGCCGCCTTCTACGCCATGCTGTTCGCCATGCCCCTGGCCATCATGGGGGCGATTTACAGTGCCTACTTCATGACGCCGCGCATGCGGGGCTACGTCAAACCCACCATCGAGATCATGGAAGCGTTACCCACCGTGATTCTGGGCTTTCTTGCCGGCCTGTGGATGGCGCCATTCGTGGAGAATCACTTGCCGGCGGTGTTCAGTGTGCTGATTCTGATGCCATTGCTGATGCTGGTGACCGCCTTCCTGTGGACGCGAGTCGTCCCGGCAGTATGGCGGGAACGCGTGCCGCCCGGTTGGGAAGCAGCAATTCTCATTCCGTTGGTGCTTTTCGTGGGCTGGATCTCCGTGTATTCAAGCCCCTGGATTGAGATCGCTTTGTTTGACGGTGATATGCGTCAGTGGTTTACCGACCAGGGGATTGCGTACGATCAGCGCAATGCCCTGGTGGTCGGGATTGCCATGGGCTTTGCCGTCATTCCTACCATTTTCTCCATCGCCGAAGACGCGATCTTCAATGTGCCCAAGCACCTTACTCAGGGCTCGCTTGCTCTCGGTGCCACTCCCTGGCAGACCATGGTGGGAGTGGTGCTGCTGACTGCCAGTCCGGGCATCTTTTCCGCTGTCATGATCGGCTTTGGCCGGGCGGTGGGTGAGACGATGATCGTACTCATGGCAACCGGCAACAGCCCGGTCGTTAACTTCAATATTTTCGAGGGAATGCGCACCCTTTCCGCCAACATTGCGGTTGAGATGTCAGAAGCGGCCCGGGGGGGGAGTCATTACCGGATACTTTTCCTCGCCGCCCTGGTGCTGTTCATGGCGACCTTCATCCTGAACACCATTGCCGAGATCGTCCGGCAGCGGCTGCGCAGGAAATACAGTTCGCTCTAA
- a CDS encoding PstS family phosphate ABC transporter substrate-binding protein: MLKKLITTTLAVGLGVSGAALASQPEIDPNLPRYEPVSGISGNLASQGSDTLNNLMTLWAEEFREFYPNVNIQIQGAGTGTAPPALAQGTANFGPMSRGMRESEQQAFEEAHGYAPTLVPVAIDLLAVYVNRDNPIEGLSIPQVDAIFSDTRRCGHPETITRWGQVGLSGAWANRDITLYSRNAVSGTYGYFRQHALCDGDFKDSINEQPGSASVVQGVTESRNGIGYSGIGYLTSGVKAIKLGREDGQLFEPNAENAASGDYPLARFLYVAVNKNPNRELPPLEREFLRLVLSAQGQDVTVRDGFIPLPEAVAAQWRERLGL, from the coding sequence ATGCTCAAGAAACTGATCACGACCACACTGGCCGTCGGTCTCGGTGTCTCCGGCGCCGCGCTGGCCAGCCAGCCGGAAATCGACCCCAATTTGCCGCGCTACGAGCCGGTCTCCGGAATCTCCGGCAATCTGGCCTCTCAGGGCTCGGATACCCTGAACAACCTCATGACCCTGTGGGCCGAGGAGTTCCGGGAGTTCTACCCCAACGTCAATATTCAGATCCAGGGCGCGGGCACGGGCACGGCCCCGCCGGCGTTGGCCCAGGGTACGGCCAACTTTGGCCCCATGAGCCGCGGCATGCGTGAAAGTGAACAGCAGGCTTTCGAAGAGGCTCACGGTTACGCGCCGACTCTGGTGCCGGTGGCCATTGACCTCCTGGCGGTCTACGTCAACCGCGACAACCCCATTGAAGGCCTGTCCATTCCCCAGGTGGATGCCATCTTCTCCGACACCCGTCGCTGCGGTCATCCCGAGACCATTACCCGCTGGGGTCAGGTCGGGCTGAGTGGTGCATGGGCAAACCGGGATATCACCCTGTACAGCCGTAATGCCGTCTCCGGCACTTATGGCTACTTCCGCCAGCACGCCCTGTGTGACGGCGACTTCAAGGACTCCATCAACGAGCAGCCGGGCTCCGCCTCGGTGGTTCAGGGCGTGACCGAGTCCCGTAACGGTATCGGCTATTCCGGCATTGGCTATCTCACCTCTGGTGTGAAAGCGATCAAGCTCGGTCGTGAGGACGGTCAGCTGTTCGAGCCCAATGCCGAGAATGCCGCTTCCGGTGACTATCCCTTGGCCCGATTCCTGTACGTGGCGGTCAACAAGAACCCCAACCGTGAACTTCCGCCCCTGGAGCGTGAGTTCCTGCGTCTGGTTCTGTCGGCCCAGGGTCAGGACGTCACGGTGCGGGATGGCTTCATCCCCCTGCCCGAAGCGGTTGCCGCCCAGTGGCGGGAGCGGCTGGGTCTCTGA
- a CDS encoding OprO/OprP family phosphate-selective porin yields MNSISKYGVLAITAVVGVAVMAPAMASPEPRGRIHLDYAVHDEDNVELADGFRLRRARLGVSGSIDDNWSYQSEIDFAENGVAFRDAYLRYRGFENGALTIGNFKVPFGMDQLTSSNHLAFIERSLPTDFTQSRRLGVGYSSSGDNWAFSSMLFGQEVGTNNTRVAEGGDEGMGVGARFFGTPIRSDDNVFHLGVALTTENPAHSEDETARFRSRPESRVTGVRLVDTGTIADVDSINRLGIEAGYQVGPLVIQGEYLTANVDRGNGLDSFDFDGYYAQASYVIGGSQRSYRGGAFRNPAVGSWEVGLRYSNINLNDGDVQGGEQNNVTLGLNWYAARNVRFMWNYIMVDAEVAGVSEKPNIFLFRTQVSF; encoded by the coding sequence ATGAATTCCATCAGCAAGTACGGCGTTCTCGCCATCACTGCCGTTGTAGGCGTCGCCGTGATGGCGCCTGCCATGGCCTCTCCCGAACCCCGGGGCCGTATCCATCTGGATTACGCTGTTCATGATGAAGATAATGTGGAGCTGGCTGACGGCTTCCGCCTGCGCCGCGCCCGCCTGGGTGTCAGTGGTTCAATTGACGATAACTGGTCCTACCAGTCGGAAATTGATTTTGCCGAAAATGGGGTAGCATTTCGGGATGCCTACCTCCGTTATCGTGGGTTTGAGAATGGTGCGCTGACCATCGGTAATTTCAAGGTGCCTTTCGGCATGGATCAGCTCACCAGCTCGAATCACCTGGCCTTCATTGAGCGTTCCCTCCCGACCGACTTCACCCAGTCCCGTCGTCTTGGTGTGGGCTATAGCAGCAGCGGTGATAACTGGGCTTTCTCCAGTATGCTGTTCGGTCAGGAAGTTGGCACCAACAACACGCGGGTCGCTGAAGGTGGTGACGAAGGCATGGGTGTTGGCGCTCGGTTCTTTGGAACACCTATCCGCAGTGATGACAATGTGTTTCACCTTGGTGTTGCCCTGACCACCGAGAATCCGGCTCACAGTGAAGACGAGACAGCCCGTTTTCGCAGCCGACCGGAATCCCGCGTGACCGGCGTCCGTCTTGTGGATACTGGCACGATCGCTGATGTGGACTCCATCAATCGTCTGGGGATTGAGGCTGGATACCAGGTGGGGCCGCTGGTCATTCAGGGTGAATATCTGACCGCCAATGTGGACCGGGGCAATGGTCTTGACAGCTTTGATTTTGACGGTTACTACGCCCAGGCCAGCTACGTCATCGGTGGCTCCCAGCGCAGCTACCGCGGCGGTGCCTTCCGTAACCCGGCCGTTGGCTCCTGGGAAGTGGGTCTGCGTTATTCCAACATCAACCTCAATGATGGCGACGTCCAGGGTGGTGAGCAGAACAACGTTACCCTCGGCCTGAACTGGTACGCCGCCCGCAACGTCCGCTTCATGTGGAACTACATCATGGTGGACGCCGAAGTGGCCGGTGTGAGCGAAAAACCGAACATCTTCCTGTTCCGCACCCAGGTCTCTTTCTGA
- the phoR gene encoding phosphate regulon sensor histidine kinase PhoR: protein MRSVWPLEFLRFLLLLLPAMIIGGLTIGIAYGAMAGLAFYLAWHLRQLYRLERWFRLDRKRNPPEGSGVWGEVFDHYYRLQQRHLSRKRRLARVLREFRNSTEAMPDGTVVLDHAGHIVWFNQAAQQLIGLKGNQDLGQPIGNLLRDPAFLKKLRDGHDDEPVEIESPLVPDRWLALSLIPYGEGQRLLLVRDMTRLNRLERMRRDFVANASHELRSPLTVLQGYLDAMAEDEVVATDWSMPVRKMQEQTRRMTDIVNDLLELARLESQEPDAPRDIVDVHGLAARIREEALALAVGPKEVRLEVSGDTRVLGAEKELYSAFSNLVFNAMRFTPEAGEVRIVWDNSPAGTGRFTVTDTGPGIEPRHIPRLTQRFYRVDSGRARKSGGTGLGLAIVKHVLQRHGGRLEIDSTPGKGSRFRCVIPADRVVRGDGTRIVGNI from the coding sequence ATGAGATCAGTCTGGCCGCTGGAATTTCTCCGATTTCTTCTCCTCCTCTTGCCAGCCATGATCATCGGTGGTCTCACCATTGGTATTGCTTACGGTGCCATGGCCGGTCTGGCTTTCTATCTGGCCTGGCATCTACGGCAGCTGTATCGACTGGAACGCTGGTTCCGCCTGGACCGAAAGCGTAATCCACCGGAAGGCTCTGGCGTATGGGGTGAGGTGTTCGATCATTACTATCGACTTCAGCAACGCCATCTCAGTCGCAAACGCCGACTTGCGCGTGTATTGCGTGAGTTTCGCAATTCCACCGAGGCCATGCCCGACGGCACCGTTGTACTGGATCATGCCGGCCATATCGTCTGGTTCAATCAGGCGGCACAGCAACTGATCGGTCTCAAGGGTAATCAGGACCTGGGTCAGCCCATCGGCAACCTTTTGCGCGATCCGGCTTTTCTGAAGAAGCTTCGCGATGGACATGATGACGAGCCGGTGGAAATTGAGTCCCCTCTGGTGCCTGATCGCTGGCTTGCTCTGTCTCTCATTCCGTATGGTGAGGGACAGCGCCTGCTCCTGGTACGGGACATGACCCGCCTGAACCGCCTGGAAAGGATGCGAAGGGATTTCGTCGCCAATGCCTCACATGAGCTGCGTTCACCGTTGACTGTGCTGCAGGGCTATCTTGATGCAATGGCCGAGGATGAGGTGGTTGCCACCGACTGGTCCATGCCGGTACGGAAGATGCAGGAGCAGACCCGCCGCATGACCGATATCGTCAATGATCTGCTGGAACTGGCACGGCTGGAGTCGCAGGAGCCGGATGCACCCAGGGATATCGTGGACGTGCACGGGCTGGCGGCGCGAATTCGGGAAGAGGCGCTGGCGCTAGCTGTTGGACCCAAGGAGGTTCGGCTGGAAGTCAGCGGCGACACTCGTGTACTGGGCGCGGAGAAAGAACTGTACAGCGCCTTTTCCAACCTGGTCTTCAATGCCATGCGGTTCACCCCGGAAGCGGGGGAAGTGAGAATCGTCTGGGATAATTCGCCGGCCGGGACGGGACGATTCACGGTGACGGATACCGGGCCTGGCATTGAACCAAGGCACATCCCCAGGCTGACCCAGCGATTCTATCGCGTGGATTCCGGCCGTGCCCGGAAAAGCGGCGGTACCGGGCTCGGTCTTGCCATTGTCAAGCACGTTCTACAACGCCATGGGGGGCGTCTCGAGATCGACAGCACCCCCGGTAAGGGAAGTCGTTTTCGCTGTGTGATACCGGCAGACCGGGTGGTGCGTGGAGACGGTACCCGTATTGTCGGCAACATATGA
- the phoB gene encoding phosphate regulon transcriptional regulator PhoB: MSGKRILVVEDEAAIREMVAFSLTRAGFEVVEAEDVNQARLIVADQLPDLIVLDWMLPDMSGLEYARLLKRDDLTRGLPIIMLTARSEEDDKVRGLESGVDDYITKPFSSREMIARIQAVLRRAAPDGGEDLVAVDGLQINMASHRVTGNGQPINLGPTEYRLLTFFMTHPDRVYTRGQLLDRVWGSNVYVEERTVDVHIRRLRKALAPAGFDGYVQTVRGSGYRFSPEAG; encoded by the coding sequence ATGAGTGGAAAGCGGATACTGGTGGTGGAGGACGAAGCGGCCATTCGCGAAATGGTGGCCTTCTCTCTGACACGTGCGGGTTTCGAGGTCGTGGAAGCCGAAGATGTCAACCAGGCCCGGCTGATAGTGGCGGATCAGTTGCCGGATCTGATTGTTCTCGACTGGATGCTGCCGGACATGAGCGGCCTGGAATATGCCCGTCTGCTGAAGCGGGATGACCTGACCCGCGGCCTGCCCATCATCATGCTCACGGCCCGCTCCGAAGAAGATGACAAGGTGCGCGGCCTGGAGAGTGGCGTGGACGATTACATCACCAAGCCGTTTTCCTCACGGGAAATGATTGCCCGGATCCAGGCCGTCCTGCGCCGGGCCGCACCCGATGGAGGCGAAGACCTGGTGGCCGTCGATGGCCTGCAGATCAATATGGCCAGTCACCGCGTCACCGGAAACGGGCAGCCGATCAACCTGGGCCCGACCGAGTATCGTCTGCTGACGTTCTTCATGACTCACCCGGATCGGGTCTATACTCGCGGACAGCTGCTGGACAGGGTCTGGGGCAGTAATGTCTATGTGGAAGAACGCACCGTGGATGTCCATATCCGCCGCCTTCGAAAGGCGCTCGCACCTGCGGGATTCGATGGCTACGTTCAGACCGTGCGTGGCAGCGGTTATCGCTTCTCACCCGAGGCCGGCTGA